In bacterium, the sequence TGCGCTATAGCGGTGCATCGAACTCTTGGGCCAGGTTTGCTTGACACCGTGAAGAGTGATAATTCACAATTCACAATTGACAATTCACCATTCACCATTATTAAGGAAATTTAGGGAAGAAATTGTGAATGGTGAATGGTGAATGGTGAATAGTTACAAAAAAACTTGAATATCGAGTAATAGAAACTAATAGAAATTTATGGAAATTTGTTGTTTTCCACAATCAATTTCTACCTATTTCTATTATCTTATCTCCATATCACTCTTATCTCCTTATCCCCTTTCGGACACTTTTGATATATAGCCTGAACGGTTACGAAAATTCTACCTCATCCTTCATTTAATGTCCCATAGGGACAATATATCGGTAAATGGCTTTCCATAAATTTTCTACCAATATATCGTTCCTACGGAACTGATTGATTTGTCTATCTATTCCTACCGATATTATGTTCCTAACGGAACGATTATTCTCATGCCTTATTTATGGGTATTATCCTATGTAAACTTCCAGTTAATAACCGCTATATCATATTGACAATCTTTTTTTTGACTCCGATATTTTGATATATCAGGAGAGAACTGTTCTTTCTAATGTCCCCTACCATCTTGTCCCCAAATTGTATCTTAAAAATAAAAATCATGAAAATTTAGTCTTGAGAACTGGTTTCAGAAAATAATCCTTGACATTTATTGGGCAGAATTATATAATTTAAACAATGGCTATAATTTTCTTACCCAGGCCTAAAACCGCAGGGAAGATGTCTATTGAGGAGGCAATTGCGCGGAGGCAGTCCATACGCAACTTCAGACAGGACCCACTCACCCTTGAACAGTTATCCCAACTTCTCTGGTCAGCACAAGGAATAACTGAACAATTTCGTCGTGCTGTCCCTTCGGCTGGGGCAACTTATCCTTTAGAGGTTTTTGCCGTAATTGGCATAGTTGAAGGAATGAATTCTGGCGTGCATCATTATCATCCAATGAAACATAGCCTTGAGCTAATTAAAGAAGGGGATTTTAGAAGGGAATTAGCCTCAGCCGCACTTAATCAGGAATTCATTGCCAGTGCACCACTGGATATTGTTATTTGTGCCGAATATAGCCGAACAACCTTCAGATATGGCAGTCGTGGCGAAAAATATGTCTATATGGAGGTAGGTCATGCAGGACAAAATCTTTCTTTAATCGCAGAAACATTAGGATTAGGCACAGTCGTTATTGGCGCATTCATTGATGAGGAAGTAACCCGATGTTTAAGTCTGCCTAAAAAATTTGCCCCATTATATATTATGCCATTTGGCTATCCAGGATAAAAATGTATCCACTGATTATTATTGCCGGACCGACTGCGGTCGGTAAAACAAAATTAGCCCATCTGCTTGCTCAAAAATCAGGTGGAGAGATTATCTCTGCCGATTCAAGACAGGTATATCGCTATATGGACATTGGCACGGCAAAACCTGATAAACTTCTCTGTCAGGAACTTCCATACCATTTGATAGATATTGTTTATCCAGATGAAAATTGGACTGTGGCTGATTTTAAAGAAAAAGCAGAGGAAACAATTGCCCAGGTTCATTCACAGAAACGGTTTCCTTTCTTAGTTGGCGGCACAGGATTATACATCAAGGCAATCACTACAGGCCTTTTTCCATCTCCTGCCCCTTCTCCGACTATCCGCCATAATCTTCAACGCCAGCTGACCCAATTTGGCACCGCATACCTTTATGAAAAACTTTGGCAGGTGGATAAAGAAAAGGCAGAAAATTTAAATCCAAATGATACCCGCAGAATAATTCGAGCATTAGAAGTATTCTATCAAACAGGAATACCCATCTCTCAACTTCAACAGCATAAAACTCAGAAAAAAGATTATAATCTCATTATGATTTGTTTAAATAAAGAGCGTGATAAGTTATATTGTCAGATTAATGAACGGGTAGATAGGATGATAAAACAAGGATTTGTGGAGGAAGTCCAATCTTTACTTAAAATGGGTTATAATGAGAATTTAATCGCTATGGAAGCCGTTGGGTATAAACAGATAATTAGTTATTTGAAAGGGGATTATGATTTAAATGAAACAATTGAAATGATAAAACAACAAACACGAAATTTTGCCAAACGCCAGATTACATGGTTTCGTGCAGAAAAAAGATTTACCTGGTTTTCACCGAAAGATAAAGATAAAATCTATGAGTTTATTTTGAATTCACTAAAAATCAATTGACATCTTAAGATGTTTGTGTTATATTAATTTTATGTATCGAGTAAGAGTTGAGGCACAATTTTGTGCCGCACATAAAATAATAG encodes:
- a CDS encoding SagB/ThcOx family dehydrogenase, whose translation is MAIIFLPRPKTAGKMSIEEAIARRQSIRNFRQDPLTLEQLSQLLWSAQGITEQFRRAVPSAGATYPLEVFAVIGIVEGMNSGVHHYHPMKHSLELIKEGDFRRELASAALNQEFIASAPLDIVICAEYSRTTFRYGSRGEKYVYMEVGHAGQNLSLIAETLGLGTVVIGAFIDEEVTRCLSLPKKFAPLYIMPFGYPG
- the miaA gene encoding tRNA (adenosine(37)-N6)-dimethylallyltransferase MiaA yields the protein MYPLIIIAGPTAVGKTKLAHLLAQKSGGEIISADSRQVYRYMDIGTAKPDKLLCQELPYHLIDIVYPDENWTVADFKEKAEETIAQVHSQKRFPFLVGGTGLYIKAITTGLFPSPAPSPTIRHNLQRQLTQFGTAYLYEKLWQVDKEKAENLNPNDTRRIIRALEVFYQTGIPISQLQQHKTQKKDYNLIMICLNKERDKLYCQINERVDRMIKQGFVEEVQSLLKMGYNENLIAMEAVGYKQIISYLKGDYDLNETIEMIKQQTRNFAKRQITWFRAEKRFTWFSPKDKDKIYEFILNSLKIN